One Malania oleifera isolate guangnan ecotype guangnan chromosome 9, ASM2987363v1, whole genome shotgun sequence DNA segment encodes these proteins:
- the LOC131164700 gene encoding scarecrow-like protein 3, which yields MAGMVQEGESSSVTSSPLQYFSLMSLSPGLGSPYPWLRELKSEERGLCLIQLLLNCAGHVAAGNIENANVGLEHISHLASPDGDTMQRIAAYFTEALADRMLKGWPGLHKALNSTKISSISEEILVQRLFFELCPFLKLAYVITNQAIIEAMEGEKMVHIIDLNSFEPAQWINLLQALSARPEGPPHLRITGIHDQKEVLDQMALRLTEEAEKLDVPFQFNPIVSKIENLDVESLRVKTGEALAISSVLQLHCLLASNNEILRRNLASKIPNAVHLQRVLQMNPRALGDFLEADLLSVYGPSSGSVSPPSPLPLTISPKMGSFLTSLWGLSPKLMVVTEQESNNNGPTLMERVTEALYFYAALFDCLESTVTRASIERQKVEKMLFGEEIKNIIACEGSERKERHEKLEKWIPRLEMAGFGRVPFSYQVMLQARRLLQSYRYDNYRIKEENGGLIICWQDRPLYSVSAWRFRRYE from the coding sequence ATGGCCGGAATGGTCCAAGAGGGGGAATCATCATCTGTAACATCATCGCCGCTTCAGTATTTCTCCCTGATGTCACTTTCTCCTGGTTTAGGATCACCATACCCTTGGCTCAGGGAGCTGAAATCTGAAGAGAGGGGTTTGTGCTTGATCCAGCTTCTGCTCAACTGTGCTGGACATGTTGCTGCTGGTAACATTGAGAATGCAAATGTAGGCCTTGAGCATATTTCACACCTTGCCTCTCCTGATGGCGACACAATGCAGCGAATTGCTGCATACTTCACCGAGGCACTTGCAGACCGTATGCTTAAAGGTTGGCCTGGTCTGCATAAGGCCCTTAATTCCACCAAAATATCCTCCATCTCCGAAGAGATACTTGTTCAGAGATTGTTCTTTGAGCTCTGCCCCTTCTTAAAGCTTGCATATGTAATCACAAACCAGGCCATTATAGAAGCTATGGAAGGGGAGAAGATGGTTCATATTATTGATCTCAATTCCTTCGAGCCAGCCCAGTGGATCAACCTTCTTCAGGCATTAAGTGCTCGGCCTGAAGGTCCACCTCATTTGAGAATTACAGGTATTCATGACCAGAAAGAGGTACTGGATCAAATGGCACTTCGATTAACTGAGGAAGCTGAAAAACTAGACGTCCCATTTCAATTCAATCCTATAGTTAGCAAAATAGAGAATCTTGATGTAGAAAGTTTGCGTGTCAAGACAGGTGAAGCTCTTGCAATCAGCTCTGTGCTTCAACTACATTGTCTGCTGGCATCCAACAATGAGATTCTGAGAAGGAATTTGGCATCCAAGATTCCAAATGCTGTTCACTTGCAAAGAGTCTTGCAGATGAACCCACGTGCTTTAGGGGATTTTCTTGAGGCAGATTTACTTAGTGTTTATGGTCCTAGTTCTGGTTCAGTCTCACCGCCGTCCCCCTTACCTTTGACCATTTCGCCAAAGATGGGTAGCTTCTTGACGTCTCTTTGGGGCCTTTCACCAAAGCTGATGGTAGTAACTGAACAAGAATCGAACAATAATGGGCCTACTCTTATGGAAAGGGTCACAGAGGCATTGTACTTTTATGCTGCACTTTTTGATTGCTTAGAATCTACTGTAACTAGGGCATCAATAGAGCGGCAAAAGGTTGAGAAGATGCTTTTTGGGGAGGAAATTAAGAATATCATAGCCTGTGAGGGATCTGAAAGAAAGGAGAGGCATGAGAAGCTTGAAAAATGGATTCCAAGGCTTGAAATGGCTGGATTTGGGAGGGTGCCTTTCAGCTACCAAGTTATGTTGCAGGCTAGGAGGTTATTGCAAAGCTATCGTTATGATAATTATAGGATCAAGGAAGAGAATGGCGGCCTGATTATTTGCTGGCAAGACAGACCCCTTTATTCAGTTTCAGCCTGGAGGTTTAGACGGTATGAATGA